In one Coccinella septempunctata chromosome 6, icCocSept1.1, whole genome shotgun sequence genomic region, the following are encoded:
- the LOC123315762 gene encoding uncharacterized protein LOC123315762 — protein MGCSASKNVTVEHLDAAENGEVSQKDTVDNESGERRQSLPLSPKDIPPIESEEPPADMLETPIVNNIQKKDSGLAFDLAFEDDTEESIIKKHPPKRFQMVESQQGSPVTLEKLQEKLEEAEMRRQQILSQRVQSAKQRNAIRKPTSESSVNEDENDSQIIDKCSEEHKTTHVD, from the exons ATGGGCTGTAGCGCATCGAAAAACGTAACGGTTGAGCACCTGGATGCTGCTGAAAATGGTGAAGTTTCACAAAAAGATACAGTAGATAATGAAAGTGGTGAACGTCGACAGTCCTTACCATTGAGTCCAAAGGATATTCCTCCGATTGAGAGCGAAGAGCCACCGGCTGACATGCTCGAGACGCCCATCGTGAACAACATTCAGAAGAAAG ATAGTGGATTAGCCTTCGATCTTGCTTTCGAGGATGATACCGAAGAAAGCATTATAAAGAAACACCCTCCTAAACGATTTCAGATGGTAGAAAGTCAACAAGGCAGCCCTGTTACCCTTGAAAAATTGCAAGAGAAGCTAGAGGAAGCTGAGATGAGGAGGCAACAG aTTTTGTCGCAACGTGTACAGTCTGCTAAACAGAGGAATGCAATAAGAAAGCCAACTTCTGAATCGTCTGTGAATGAAGATGAGAATGATTCTCAAATTATTGATAAATGCAGTGAGGAACATAAGACAACGCATGTTGATTAG